The sequence below is a genomic window from Gossypium hirsutum isolate 1008001.06 chromosome A11, Gossypium_hirsutum_v2.1, whole genome shotgun sequence.
CAACACTGACAGAACAGAGGACTTAAAATTTAGGTATCTTAGGTAAAATCCAAAAAGCAGTCAGACTTTGCAAGGTAAAACAGcatctaaattatttaaagtaCTTAGTGCAAtacaaagttttgaaaagttatggaGGATGTGCATATATATCATAACCTCATATACCATTTCCTATGTTCAGGACCTTTTAATTTGCTAgcaaccaaaaattttgaaaaccaacatAAAATTAAGAAATCAAAAGGATTCTATCTTAAATTTCTGTTCAACTCCTTATAACCAGAAAATTCATATATAGTTCCAATGATGAGTCGGTGCATGTATTTTCAAGCAACTGATTCACAAAATGATAAGAACTTCATGTACAGAAGTAATCAAGAAATTAACTCCTCCTTTGCAAAATATAATAACATCTCCCAGCTAGAGCAGGaaaactaaatgaaaaaaaaaaatttacctggGAGAGTCCTTTCAGTACTGAACCTATATTTGGGATTGCAAACCAGTACATATTTGGATCAATCAATTGGCGAGTCTGAAAGAGAAATGTCCTTGTTAGAAGAGGAAATTACTCAAGGAGACATCAAACATGCCTAATCTAATGCAACTGTGCAATAAGAGGAAAAGGAAACCAGAGGGAAATGGAATTGCACAAGTGCCATGTGGTAGGAAAgtaaacagaaaagaaaaagccCAATATGCATTCAAATAAACACCCACAATTGTTTTTATGAGATGTTGCAGAGTACTAGCCATATAATATTGAAGTAACAAAGGATAAAAACTCAACATGCTAAAATAATATGACAAACTCACCAGAACCAAAGTTCACTTACAAGAAGGCCAGCATTGATTAGGAGGGATATGTGTCCATCTTTCACCTGTCCCCCTAGTGATAAGAGTGCATACTGCAGCAAAGATAAACCATGAATTATAGAGACAAACATGCATGCACTGATGCACATGAAAATGGCACCTGGACAGATTAAGGCCTCAACATTCTgcaaaaaaaattctgaaaacagAAGCGGCAATTTATTCATAAAAGATTAGGTGCCTTATTAGGTAGCAGGAAAATTTCATGATATAGGATCGCTGAAGTAATAATTTTAGCCCACATGTCAAATTCACACGTACACATATGATTTGCCACTATATAAACAATTTGATAATTAGTAAACTATATTAACATTTTCTCATCAGAATGAGTTGATAAATATGTCATGCACACCAAATGTACACATACATTAcaactaaaataactaaatacATTAGCACCCAAAAATAAAACAGGAGCATCATCCCAAAAACAAACTAAAATACAAGATTGCAGATTGGAGATAGATCTGCTGATTACTTAAGCAAATGGTCTGAGCCACTTGAAATTAATTAGAGAAAATCTTTTTGGCAAGTCAAAACTCCAAGTAGAGGCAGGCATGCTGAGAGATTAACAGCCAAAGATAAAATAGCATCCTAAAGGAAATCAGGATTACCAAAAATCTATGCAGACTAACAAATATAGATGCCTCTACCTAGTCCAACAAAAAATATGTGGGGTCTGCCTGTTCTGTATGCCAACATTTAATACAATTAGACCCCGGGAAAAAATCTTGGAGATCCAAACAAAGAATAGCTTGTATAAGATCAAATGTTCCTCAAAGGAACAACCGAGGCAATTCCTTGAAAGGAGGGGAAAGTAGGCACACCACAAATGCATTAAAAGGACATGCATGGTAAACAGAAAGAAACCATCAGACATACAAGCACGGAAAGGCATAAAAAATGTTCAGCAATGAATCCAATTCCACTCAAGGAATGAAGTTGAAGAGTGAGGGTTCTAATAAAAACACAAAGTTATATCTATCTCAAGCagagtaaaaattaaataaacagcATGATTCATTGGTGTTTGGCCACTCACCAGTTCTTCATGTTCAATGCTAGGTTCCAGCTTGGACTCAATAACATGCCCTTTAAACCACTTAAAAACATCAACATCACcttgtttcttttcttccatTCTTTTGACAACATGCTCTAACTGCACAAATATTATGGACAAAGAAAATTGGTCAAAAGGAAGCCTATTTAGCTAGCTTACAACAACACAAACATCACTTGCCAAGAGTGCCAAGCACTACAAACCCTCATGCCTCAACCAGAGCCAACCAGATTATATGTAACAGGTTCTCACTTTGAACTAATTGAAACTGAAGTTGAAAACTAAATGTGGCATCATTTAGGGATTTAGAAAACATCAATAGACCAACCTGTTTTAGATAATCTTCTAAAAACATTATTCCATGATCATCTTGCCCTGTATTTAGTTTGAATATGCGCACTACCTTGTCCCTCCTTAGAGACTGCAGAAAAGTAATATATTATAGAAACCACACGGGACTATGTGAGAAGTTATTCTACTAAATTCAGAAGAGAGAGAATTGCAAGAAACATTACAATAAAAGAGAACTAACAAACAAGAACATTTACTTGCTCACTCTATTAGAACCAGGAATATTCTGACCACATAGACTTTTTTTCTTATCACCTTTCAGTCACAAAACATGTTCCAAATATCTAATTTACCAAGAACCAAATGATGTGTCAGTCATAAAACATACATGTCTATCTATAATCAGCAACGAGCATATGGATCTAACCTAGGAAACTACATGATGCCTTAGCTAAACACATAAAGTGCAGAAAAGCTAAATACAATATATCTCGGGAACAATTCTGCATAAAACACATCAATTAAAATCCCCcgcccccaaaaaaaaaaattgctacTCTCACTATTCAGTCAATAAAGCACATTTTTTGGCCAAGCATACCACTGAATCATAGTTCAGGAACAATTCTCCATACGAAGTAATGCTCTAAATTTGAAGGTTAAGGAACCAAACCTCTAGCTCCCTATCCACTTGAGTTCTGTCCTTTACACTGCTATACAATTGTGACTGTAAAATAAAAGGTTGAATTGCGACCTTGCAAATAAAATGAAACAACTTCAGCTTTATCATTTTAAAGTATAAGCAGAAGTAGATACAAAAGAAtctaaatagaataaaattacACACTGCAATGGAAAAGGAACTGATTTTTTAACAGAGAAGTGCTAACAAATTGTTTTAAGAAGGGAAAAAAAGGGGGGGTAAATTTTAGGAGTAGATAGCTAACCTTATCAATTTGAGGAAACTGAGCTCGCATCATACGAAGGGCCACATTAGTATCGCTAAAGCTGAGATTTTGCTCTGCGAAATTAGAAAGCATTTATGATGACATTCGCTAAAACAGGAAAGAAAAAATTGGTAAGCATTTAATTTTGTTTGAAGCGCTAAGCTTTTACCTAGGGAAAGAGAATGATTAGCGTCTCTATTTTCAGCCTCGATCTCTTCTGCTTCTCTTCTGCGTTTCTTTCCTCTCTCCATCTTTAACGGAACCCAAATCCAACGGGAATTGGAACTTTGGCGCCTCACCCACCCCTCGGTTCTGGAACTTTCCCTATAGCAATTGTACTTGCATGTGTGAGCTCAATCTGGTCGTTGATGTGGCAGAAATGTTTTtgtaaggttaaaatatgctgttAGTCCAATCGCTTGTATAGAATTTGACATTTTGTCCTTAaggtttttataaaatataatgaaaactTTTAAGGGTGTTTAAATTtcgattaaaattgaattaatcagCTAGTTAACTAATTTAGTTCAGTCAGAGATTAGTTAAAaggttttttaaaatttcagttaacggttaattcgattcaaaattgagtaattaactgaattaattgaattaataaaacTCATGAATATGTTGCTTTATAGCTCTAATGTACTTTACCATTATCAGTCTACGCACGCCTTTACTTCATGTAATTATTGCATAGATTTTAGACGATCGTAAGCCCCTGATATCAGTTTTAGCTAACTAGTAGGACCGAGATCTTTTGTAGGGATCCTGGTAGCTGCCTCCAGTTACACACCGAACATTCATCTTGCTTTTGCATATTATTTTCTTGTAGCATAATTATATAATTGAAatgtttcatatattttcatatagttATGTATTTAAATCATAatcatatgattttttaatatctattttattgTGTCGTGTGTTTTAATTCTGCGGTGTGTCCCAaattattgaatctaattttaaatTAGCAAAGAATTTTGAATCGAAAGTCATCTCGATGTTGCTGCTACCTAATAAAACTTAAGAGGCTTTAAATTTGGAGTagcaatatttttctttttctttgacgTAACAGATTGACTTGAATCGAGAAAATAAGCCCTaccaaaattttgagttaaaaatGACCGAAGAAAAATCTGCTAACCAAAAGAGAAGAGGAAAACAATCTTGAAGCAAGCAACGCTTGCAAAGGAATAGGAATTAATCTTCAATCAACTCAGGCAGATTTAAGCTTGGCAGATGTAGAAGCCAAATGGGAAAGGACTCTATGGCCAACCAACACAAGGATAACTCCCAAGAAACCAAGTAGTTTCAGTGTTTGGAATAGATCCAACTGCATccacaatatacatatatacaaataatgttaatgaattatatataattaCCAAAAATGGCAATCCCCTTTTATCTCAGCATTTGTTTAagtgttaaataataaataatataatataatatagaaCTAACCTTCAACCAGAAGAGCACATAGAGCGACAGAACTGCTCCAATACTGACGTGGAAAAGTGTGGCAAACGTGGCTGGTACAGCATTGGAAGGAAAGTTCTTCAAATTCACTCCCAATAGTAATAGCTATCCAAGTAACCACCAAAAAGTTCAAATAATAACATTAGCACAATTTTGAAGCAAATATACTTTGCATATGCAAGTATGCATATATTACAATTATGCCTGAAAAATTGCAACCATTTACAGATTGAAAATTGAAATGCTTGACTTCTCCTTCTGAGATATCAGTTATGAAAAGGCAGGCGAAACCAAAAGATCCTAGTAGCCccaaaaaattatgttaaagGCTTCTCTATTTTCCATCACAAGAAATCCTTCTTTCTAAGTGACATGAAGCACCCAATGACTCaatccccccccccaaaaaaaaaactaactatTGGACACAGGCATTCAACATGCCACATACAGATAAATCCTAAGTTATGGAAATAATTACGTGGGCCATGTCCAGACAGACATTGATTCAACCTGAGTTAAAATTTCCAAAAACTTAGTGTAGCGACAATTGAGTTTCTATTCAGAACCCAAGACAATGTCAAACACTTtgataaaaaatatcataaaagattttaaaaattaaataattagaaattcaGATATAAGTAACCTTCTGGTTGAAAGGAAGTATAAAAGAAGCAGTGCATGCAAGACTAACCCCAATCAAGAATCCAAGCAATGGCAAGAAGGTAAGACCCAGGAAAGCAAGAGAAAGCTCCTTAGGGGGACGCTTTTCAGGAGCCCTGAAGATGTGAGTTATTTCTGCTTTGGGCCCATATCTTGAGTAAGGATCAACAGGCTGAGGAGGAGGGCGGGTTGCCTTCTCTGGAGGTTCTGGCAGATCTAACTCAATATGCCCAATAGCTAGTAATAAAGAGTTTTCCTGAAGAAAGCAAAATATATATCTAATTGCAACATTTTTTTGGAATAATACAATTTGAGAATTTTATAAAGCAAAAGCAACATTTACCATAACAGCATCTCCAACTGCAAGCTCAATGTCATATCTACCTGAGAGATAGAAGAACTTCTCAACCAGTCCAAGAAAATTCTACAAGACAAGCAATGcagaattaatatatatacatatatacagaACAGATACAGGATCAATTTCATCTGAATAGTAGTGTAATCTTAAATAGGTGAAGCATAAGCTGAGCCAGCTGAAGAATACTTTATTTGGGAACAGTTCTTGATAATAGTATAAAGTTCAAGGTGCCTTCTTGTTTCCCagtgaaagaaagaaatttttaaTGGTTCTAatattactaatattttaatcTATCATACAGCCCAAAATGATACTCAACTACGAAAGAAACTATACTTAACTAGAACTATCTCAAACTGTTTTCCAGAGTTTCCAACCACAAAGATGTGCTCAACCTTGCTTTCATGTCTCAACTTGAGCAAAGCCTGCAAGCAACCAAACTTATCAACAAACTACTACAAAGAAGACCATTGATTAAAGTTAAGACAAGTACGAACTTGATGTGGCTTAAAAGCAAGTCCATGAGGAGTTGTCAACTTAAAAGATACACGCAGCTTCTGTAGATGGTTTGCTGATAATGACACAGCATTTTGTCCAGCTAAATCTAACCTACAATATTTATGGTGTAAGACCATGAAAAATCAAACACACACCAACTTATAAAGGGGTCATCAGATGTTATTGCATAAGTACCCAAGACAGTCACCAAAATAGCACAAAAAGCAACAAAAGATAAgcaaaagaaacagaaacatacTTTTTCTGTGTTTCTATGCTCCCAAGATCACTGTCAAGTACTGCAATTTCAGCATTTTCGATTTTGATAAGTCCTGAGACAAATATAGGTACCTTTTTTTGGCCTCCCGTGATGTAAATCTTTTCATGCTCAAGTTCATGAAGCACAATCTACAAAAGTTCCATTTTGCATGTAAGGGAAATGCAGATGAACACAAAGCTTAAACTATAAATGCAAGAATGTCTACAACCACAATACCTCAAAAACAAATGTGTAACTTCCAACATCTATACTCTTGGGCAAGTTTTTCAAGTTATACATTCCAGTTCCATCATCAAACAGTAGTTCCTGTTAAGTATAATATTTGTAAACATTGACTCAAATTAAACAAAAGGAACACAAAAATAAAACTTGTATACAGAAGAAATTACATCCAACCAAATGAAAGACTTGAGAGAACAACATACTTGGCTTTCAACTAGAGATGCAGCCTTTGAACCAGAAGTAAAAACCCCCACAAGCTTCACTGTTAGAGGTGGTGCATTTGAACCAAGCACAGTGTTAACATTAACCTGTTATATTCAAAGAGCAGGGTTAAAAAACAAAGGAATAACAATAGCCTAGAAGCCAGATTAAATGAATTCAAGTTGGTACAAAAGAGCTCATGTATGCAAATAAATATCAATGCACCACAAATATGCATCATGATTGAGATGGAAAAAGAAAATTCCTTTCTGGTAAATAACAGAACAATAGTGGTCAGCATACACTACATAAAATGAGACACTGGGGATCAAAAAACTACGTTGTACTGGGAAAGCAAAATAGAATGCCACTAATATTAATAGCATCAATCCTTGGGTGGTTGGTTTCTGCCATTTAGAAGAATGTAAGTATTCATGTCAAGGATTTTAAATTTGGACAAACCTGGAGTAAGTCTTCTTTAGTCACCGAAAGCACTGTAGATGGAAGTGATAGGATCAGTGGGATGGAAACCCTGCATGGAAAGTGAAATTTAAGATCTATTAAGCTCCGGAGCTttattatacaaaaccaaagaaaaagggggCATAGCACTGTCGTAAAAAGCTACTGAATATGAACATAAAGTCTACAAATGGTAGTTCTTCAATCTGCAAAAGCTAAACAAAGTACTACCATGAAATGCTATTGAAATAATTCCATAGCATGGTAGACAAAGGAAATCTAATatcataatcaaaatttatattaaataaatacaaatacatTAAAACTGCCAAAGCAAAATATTGCCTGTTGCTTTCCAAACAAGCCAAGGAGTCTATTTGATTGAATAAATCTTTGGCATCGCCAGGAACTCCAATGCCAAGGAAGAAGTTAGCCAATCCAAGTATTTTGTTGCTGGGAATCTGCAGAAATAAACCATAGGGATTACAACACACTCCAAATAAAAAGGCTAAAAAGAGCATGATGTGTGAACTCTCCCAACGGACATTAAGTCTTTCATCAGTTACTGCTGCAAATGCTGTTAGTCCTCTAACAACAGATGAGGTGGTTGCTAAGGGACCTTGATGGTCATGTCCATCAACAAGCTTGTCATCAAAGTAAAGAGCCCCAtcatctgaaaaaaaaaattagagagagATGCTAAAAAGgacagaagaaaagaaaaacaaaaactaacAGAATAAGAGTAAAATtggttaaacttttttttttttcctgatTGATAAATGATGGATGGAAGTAGGagaaaaagattgaaaaaaaatagaaccaataacaaagaacatagaaggaatttggaaaaaaaaggataaaacatACATACCATATTTCTCAATACTGTCAAAAAGCTTGCTTATATCATTATTTAGAGTACTGATCTGCCaacaataagcaaacaaataTGATGGAATGCCCAAACTAACAATGGCTGACAGATAAGCAACAAAAACAATGAAAATCGAACTTGCTCACTTGAACAGAGATTATTCAATATCAAAAGACACCATCATATGACTAATTGAAGTAAAGAACtgaaaacattataaaaatttatagaaatGCTGATTATCATAAGCTCATTTGATGGGTAGTCTATTATTCGCAAATCTAAAACATCAtctctcttgagcttaatatggTTTATGGAATTTAACCAGATGGCCTAAATAGTTCTAAGGAAGTGCTAATCACTACAGAAAAAGGCCTATGCGTACAAGAAGAAAAATCAGTTTTTCCTCACTAGAGTTCCAGAGAAACCCTCATCATCACAAGAAGGATAATTGACAGTCCACTTCTTTTGTCAACAACATAATTacccaaaataattaaatgtcaGGTATAATCTTTATATTCCCTTAAAGAAACATTGATTAAGATTGGGCAACAGCTATGATATAGATATCACACATGATATGGCTAGAAAATGAAGTtaaccattaaatatatatttgtatgtatGTACGCACTAAGggcaaaaataatcaatttcaattcagAAACTTCAAAACCCATACAGCTAAAAGCCAGCAAGTAACTACgtcaaaaaagaaaatacaacACATGAAGTTTAACAGGAGAATGATACATTTAGATCTGATTAACAATTCAGATCCATAAAGTGTTCAAAACTTCACCAGACTAAAGCAAGCATCATAAACTACTTACCAAAGATTGGTCAAGTTCAGGAGATGCTAATGAAACAACTCCTGCAAGTGTTTCAAGTGCTATTCCTGCAAGAGTATGACATGGTTAACAAATAACAATCTCACAACTGGATTGAACAATGGATATTAAAAGAAGGTAAACAACTTTATCAAAGACATAACATTAGTGATAGGAGAAAAATGCTAAATGGTGGTTGTGCTGAACATTGTTCTCAAAAAAACAAGTTTTAGAATCTAGAAAAATCTTTACCAGCAGCAAAGGCACTAGATTCAGGATTACTAGAACTAGAGCGCCACCTGCCATCACTCTGGCGGAAAGCCTGAAAACAACTTGTAACATAAAATCAACCATTCATGAAAAACATACAT
It includes:
- the LOC107923135 gene encoding serine/threonine-protein kinase 19, with the protein product MERGKKRRREAEEIEAENRDANHSLSLEQNLSFSDTNVALRMMRAQFPQIDKVAIQPFILQSQLYSSVKDRTQVDRELESLRRDKVVRIFKLNTGQDDHGIMFLEDYLKQLEHVVKRMEEKKQGDVDVFKWFKGHVIESKLEPSIEHEELYALLSLGGQVKDGHISLLINAGLLTRQLIDPNMYWFAIPNIGSVLKGLSQGRKELLSLLNRRRYKEMMLAPLEKMRLRLSPLDMRFLLRDLIGSGHLKTAHTPSGIVVQVSRD
- the LOC107924575 gene encoding dolichyl-diphosphooligosaccharide--protein glycosyltransferase subunit 2, with the protein product MPTNLNFEMARSLVGFTVLLLFLSICESASFFQPISDSHRSAAVELFSPDHGSLKSLEETYEALRTFDVLGIEKKPDVTATACRLVSETVGSSSSTLKNVFYALKANSIVKCKINDKAYQGIITRLNAAVDGASSLPDFYYSVGGLVLVKGSKGDVHLADADGIFRSVKAFRQSDGRWRSSSSNPESSAFAAGIALETLAGVVSLASPELDQSLISTLNNDISKLFDSIEKYDDGALYFDDKLVDGHDHQGPLATTSSVVRGLTAFAAVTDERLNIPSNKILGLANFFLGIGVPGDAKDLFNQIDSLACLESNRVSIPLILSLPSTVLSVTKEDLLQVNVNTVLGSNAPPLTVKLVGVFTSGSKAASLVESQELLFDDGTGMYNLKNLPKSIDVGSYTFVFEIVLHELEHEKIYITGGQKKVPIFVSGLIKIENAEIAVLDSDLGSIETQKKLDLAGQNAVSLSANHLQKLRVSFKLTTPHGLAFKPHQALLKLRHESKVEHIFVVGNSGKQFEIVLNFLGLVEKFFYLSGRYDIELAVGDAVMENSLLLAIGHIELDLPEPPEKATRPPPQPVDPYSRYGPKAEITHIFRAPEKRPPKELSLAFLGLTFLPLLGFLIGLLLLGVNLKNFPSNAVPATFATLFHVSIGAVLSLYVLFWLKLDLFQTLKLLGFLGVILVLVGHRVLSHLASTSAKLKSA